The Desulfatiglans anilini DSM 4660 genomic sequence CTTTCTTCATCGCCCACCTCATCCGTGCCTTCCTGACCATCCCGGTCAGAACCGTGTCCCTTATCCTGGGGGAGGGGGGGAGCGGGGGGGCGCTGGCGATTCAGGTGACGGACGTCCGCGGGCAAATGGAAGACGCCCTTTATGCCACAGCGCCTCCGGAGAGTATGGCTTCGATTGTTTTCCGGGATGCCACCCGGATTCAGGATGCCCTGACGGTTCTGAAGCCTGCGGCGAAGGAATTGAAGGCCTTGGATGTGATCGACCGGATTGTTCCTTCTCCCGAGGATGTAACGGATGTCGAGGGGTTTGCCGCGAACGTGAAGGATTTCCTGTCCAAGGCGGTCAAAGACCTTTCGCGCAATCATATCAGCAAGCTGATCAAGCGCAGGGAGATGCGCGCCAAATCATATGGGGTGTCGAAAGGAAGCGGCCCTCTTTATGACATCAAGCGCTACATCGAAAAACCGATCAAGATGGCATTCCGCAGACCCGCACCCGACATCAAGATCGTCAACTACTCGAGTCTGACAGAGGTGGGGGATGATTACGGTCACATGGATGGCAGAGCGGAGGATACGGAGTTTATCGAATGCGGGTCTGGAAAGAGCGGGGAGGGCAAGCATCGGGGCTGCGGCAAACTGATCCCTCTCAAGGATTTCCTGGACAATTTCCAGGTTTGCCCCGAGTGCGGCTATGCCTACATCCTGAGCGCGACTGGATGGATAGACTGCCTTGCGGATACCGGGAGTTTTCATGAACTCTACAGAAACCTGAGTGTAGAGGATCTCCTCGAAGAAGACGCCATGACCAGTTATTACCGTGATTTCCTGGCGAAGCAGGAGGGCCGGTCCCATTTCAAGGAATCCCTCGTGGTCGGCAGCGCGGAAATCCATCATTTCAAAGTCGTCATGGCCATCAGCGAATTTTACTACTGCGGCGGGTCGATGGGAGTGGTTTTCGGCGAGAAGTTTCGGAGGGCGGTCGACTATGCGATCCAGGAGAATATCCCCCTCGTGAGTCTGTGTTGTTCGGGTGGGGCGCGCCTTTATGAGGGTATTTCGGCCCTGATGCAGATGGTTAAAACAGTGGAGTCGGTCAACCGCCTCAAACGGGCCGGGCTGCCGTTCATCTCGGTCCTGGCGGACCCCTCGACGGGCGGCGCGATTGCGAGTTATGCGGCTCTGGGGGATGTCGTCATTGCTGAGCCCGGGGCCCTGGTGATCTTCGCCGGCCCGCGAGTGATGAAATCACGCGGGTTTCAGGTCGAGGAAAAACTGGTCCGGTCGCATTTTCTGCACCAGATCTCAGGGGAAATCTATGATCGGCTCGATTACTACCACGATATACGCGGTATCCAGGAGATCTGTGAGCGGAAACACATGAAATACACCCTTGCGAAGTACCTGGAATTTTACCGACGAACGGGTCTACGTCTCCCGCGCAAGACCCGCAGGAAGAAGGGTCGTTCAACCGCCGTCTGATGATCATTCGAGCAGTTCCCGGATGGCAGGCACTACATAGACGCCGCTCAGGTCGAAGCGCCTCAAGGATTGGAGGAGAAGGTCTTTTTTCTCTTCGAGGCAGGCCCGTTTATCGACAATGATAACGGGCCTGCCTCGTATGCGGCACAGGCCTCCCTTGCTGGCAGCGATTTTTCCATGTGAGAGGTTCTCGTAGCGGATCCCGATCTCCAAGGCCGCTGCCAGGGATTCGAGAGTCTCGATCATTTCCTCGTTTGTCACCCTTCTCCTCCGATTCCCGGACGGCGCTCCGAAGAAAGGCTCGCGATACCCTTCAGCCCTTCAACCGTGCCATATCTTGCACCAAGGCCCTGACCGCATCCGCGGAATGCTGCAGTGCCTCGGCTTCAGCACCTGTCAGGTTGATTTCGATGATCTCCTCTATCCCTGCTGCACCCAGTTTCGTCGGGACGCCGATGAAAAGGTCTTTGATGCCGTATTCCCCTTCCAGATAGGCCGCACAGGGAAGGACCTTGTGTTTGTCTTTGAGGATCGCCTCAGCCATTTCGACGGCTGCCGATGCCGGCGCATAATAGGCGCTGCCGGTCTTGAGGAGTCCGACGATCTCGGCACCGCCGTTCCGTGTCCGTTGTACAATGGCCTCGATCTTGGCCGGCGACAGGAGTTCCGTAATAGGAATGCCCGCTACGGTGGAGTAGCGCGGAAGGGGGACCATGGTGTCTCCGTGACCACCGAGCACGAAGGCATGGGTATTTTCGACGGACACGTTCAATTCCATGGCGATAAAGGCGCGGAAACGAGCCGAGTCGAGCACCCCGGCCATGCCTATGACCCGGTTCTTGGGAAAGCCGCTCGCTTCGAAGGCGGCATGGCACATGGCATCCAGCGGGTTGCTGACGATGATCAGGATCGATTCGGGCGCCACCTCTGCAATGGATTTGGCCACCCCCGATACGATGCCCATGTTCGTTGCAAGGAGGTCGTCACGACTCATGCCCGGTTTGCGGGCAATGCCAGCGGTGATGATGACGATATCCGCATCGGCTGCGGCGCTGTAGTCCCCCGTAACACCCGTGATTTTGGCGTCATGCTTTTCGATGGGCGCGGCTTCAGTGAGGTCGAGGGCCTTCCCTGCAGGGACCCCTTCGAGGATGTCGATAATGACCACGTCGCCCAACTCCTTTTCCGCCAGTCGCATGGCTGCGGTTGCCCCTACGTTTCCGGCTCCGACTACAGCGATCTTGTGCTTCATGTGGTTCCTCCTTGGTTGTTCTGTTGAATGATGTGTCAATTCGGTGTTGGCGCTTTTACCTCCTCGGTATTTGAGGCCCAACTCCGCCGATTCGAGGCGGGACCCACCTTCCATGAATCTCATGAAACCATAAACGTGTGCTGGGGCGAACGGTGCATCTTTGTGCTGGCAACCGCGCAAATGGACGCAGAGACGGGCAAAAAGACTCTGTCCGGGTGGAAACCATCGGATGTCGCCGACATAAACGAGCCCTATGAGAGAGAGCTTTGTTTGATCATCCCAGTGGTTCAGGGAACGGGTTCCGCAGGTTCACAAGGACGATTCCCTCAGGCCGGAAGGGCGGCGGTTTTGTTTGGCCGGCTTTCCGGCTGTTTCCAGACGATCTTCTGGCCTAGCCGGGTTCGGCGGCGGCGCGTCCGGGCATAATGACCGCGCACCAAGGTCGAATACCGTCTCGCGAATGGATAAACGGCGCAATTGCCCCGCAAAAGCGCGGGCTGGATTCGAACACTCGAAAAGCGGGAGCCTTGGTCCAGCGGGTTCCCCTCTGGTTCATGACCGGCCGTTGCTGCTGCGAGTTGCCAGCCGGAAAAGCAGTCGGCAAAATTATAGAACAATTGAAATTTTAAGGTCAAGCAGTCAGCGTTGTTGAAGGGGTAAGTATTGATTTTGAATAGGAATTGATTGACTTCGAGGTTTTTGGTGGGTAATAATAAAAATATTAATGACATAGGCGGGTAAAGCATGGAAAAGACAGTGGTGCTCAGGGAGCGGGATATTGCGGAATGTCTACAGACCATCGCTGACGCGATCCTCCGGCGGAATAATATCTTGAAGGATGTCGCTTTGGTGGGTATCAGGACAGGAGGAGCTTTTCTCGCCGCCCGGCTGCAGGATGCCATCAGGGAGAAAAGCGGGAAGGTTTTACCTATGGGGGTACTGGATATCACCTTGTACCGCGACGACTGGACGAGGATTGGTCCGGCGCCGGTGGTGGGAAAGACGGAGCTGCCTTTTTCCGTCGATGACAAGACCGTGGTGCTGGTTGACGATGTCCTGTTTACCGGGAGGACGGTGCGGGCGGCGATGGATGCCCTTATGGATTACGGTCGGCCGCGCCGGATTGAACTGGCGGTTCTGGTGGACCGTGGTGAGAGGAATCGTGAACTGCCGATCTTCGCCAATTACGTCGGCTCTGTCTATGAAAGCTCCGTCGACACGACCGTGAATGTCTACCTCAAGGAAGAGGGCTATTTCGATCACGTTGCGATAGAAGAAAAGAGGACTGTTTGAAGTCAGGTTCAAAAAAGAAGAGCAAAAAGAAGGCGAAGGATGGCAGGCGCCTTTCGAGTGCAGAGGATGCCCGTTTGAAAGAATTGCTGGACATGGCTCAAATGGCTCCCCCTGATTCTCTGGCGGCCGAGGCGGGTGGACCGGAGATGGCCCAAGCCTTGATCGAAAGGTTGGCGCAGGACGACTCCCCTCGTTTGGAGACGATTGCCGCGCTCGCGGAGGCCTATCCTGAAAAAACCGTGCGCAAAGCGCTCAGACGAGCGGTTTTCCAGATGGAGCGGCGCGGTATCCCCTTGGATTTCCTGCAGGAAAATGCAGCGCTACGGCCCGAACCGGCGCTGAAGGGCCGTGTGGGAAATGAACTATATGCGCGGATAGGACCAGTCATGGATCTGAGCGGGGCGCGGTTGGTCATGGTTACGGCGACTCATCCGCTCAGGGGCCATGAGGTCTTGATTGCGGTTGTCTCACCTGAGAAAGGTTTCCTCGATGTCTTCGCGGGCAGAGTGAACAGGAAGCAACTCACGAGGCTCGAAAAAGACATGGAGGCCGAGGGGCAGCCGCTGGTGGACACCTCACTCGTGCACTCGGCGGATGTGCTTGAAAAGGCTTACCAGCAGCATATCCGGATGAACGCCGGTGCACCCGATGGATACCTGGCAATCCGTCCAGACTTGCTCGCACGTGCGGCCCGCCCGAAATCACCCGCAGTCGAAGAAGTGTCTGCGGCCTCAACCGAGACACTCCAGCCTCCGACCCAGGCCCAGTGCGCTCTCTTATTCAGGGAGGCGTGCATGGAAAGATGGCTGATCGATGTCGACCTGCTCCAGCCATATTTAGAGGAGATGCGGTCCGCGGCCGAAAGCCGCCTCGTGCTATCGGCGATGTCTCAGGCCGATCGCCTGGACGATATCAGAGGCCGTGCCCTGTCCGGCATCTTCACCGGAGCGAAGATGGATTTCCTGAGGGATTGCTTGACCGAGAATGCCTTCGTTTTCCGAGGGATCGGGAGAGACGATACTGCTGGAATAAGTCTCCAGGCCGCTCAGGAATGCGTCAGATTCAGGGATGCTCCTGACGGGAGCGCGTTCCTCCGATATCTTTTGGACCGCAGCCTTGCCCAGGCGGGAGGTGTCGACGTCGGAAAACCTCCTGAGGAGGATCTTATGGAGGAAAACCGGACGGAAAAGCCACTGATCCTTGCGTGAAGAGGGAAAGGAGACCGTTTCAGATGCCTGTATCGATTTCTGTCAAAAGCGGCGCCAGGGCCGAAATGATCGACATCACAGGGCGGGTGCAGGAGACGCTGCGGCAGGTCGGCGTCAAAGACGGCCAGTGTCTGGTTTATGTCCCCCATACGACGGCCGGCGTAACCATCAACGAGGGTGCCGATCCGGACGTGTGCGGGGATATCCTTGCCAGGCTTGAATTCCTCGTGCCCAGGAATGCCGGGTACCGCCACGCAGAGGGCAATGCGGACAGCCATATCAAGACGTCTTTGATGGGGAATTCCGTCTCCGTCCTGGTGGAAGAAGGAAGCCTGGTTCTGGGGACGTGGCAGAGGATCTTTCTGTGCGAGTTCGACGGGCCGAGAACACGGCGGGTCTTCGTTGCCTGCAAGTAGGGGGGACGTTCTTCCTTCAAAAGATCTGCTGCCGCTGTTCGTGCAATTTATCCCTCGAGTGACTGGAAGAACAGCGCCTTCCAGGTCCCCGAGTTCAGAAAAAAGGGCCTCCATTCTGGACATGACTCCCTTGAAGCGAATTCCTGCTGCGACGAGTCCTCAATAAAGACATATTCCCGAAGGGTCGAGGCCGATCTTTTCGACCCATTTTTTCACCTCTCTGTGCAGGATTCTGTAAAACCGTTCACCTCCGCCCAGCCCCCGTCTGCCGAAAAAATAATTGATCTCGAGAAAAAGAGGCTCGGGATCGACCTCGGCGAGGTTGAAAACGATGTCGACGGCCGCCAGATTGAGGGGGGCGGAACGGGCAAAGCCTCTTACAGCCGCCACCGCTTTGCGCTGAAGGTTTTGATTCCAGGAGTGGTCGACCACCGCCCCGCGGGCGATGGTCGTGATGATCTGGTTTGGAACGGCAGGACGCTTCCAGAAACTGATCGCGGTTCCACCGATTAGAACGACTCTCAGGACATTGCCTTCCGTATCGATCAGATCCTGGCTGACGAATCCGCTTGCGCCACCTTCCTCGCATTGCCGCAAATGCTGAAGCGTACGGCTCAGCTCCCGCTGGCTGCGGATGAGGAAGACGCCTTCGGCTTCGTGATGGTCGTCCTGCTTGATGAGGAATGGAAACGCATGTGGTTGATGGCCGCAGTCCCAGGTGTGCTTGAAATCTTCTGTCGACGCCCACAAAGAGGTGCGAGGATGGGGGCAGTTGTACCGTGCAAAGAGTTCAGCCTGCCCGCACTTGCCTGGATAGCGGAACCGCAGGGAGTAATCGGGAAAGACGGGTACGCCTGATGCGGCGCAGACCTCGAAAAGCTCTCCGGAGC encodes the following:
- a CDS encoding carboxyl transferase domain-containing protein, encoding MAKIDLVDIFKRRTRHPYRPRASHLVEHLFPDFSLISPPGGSLLAGVTSFANHQLYVVAQQKPTPDDLRSSEDLKKLNYGMLTSDDHARILRILREAAASDTDKTVLFSVIDTYGADISMYSAQRFQAFFIAHLIRAFLTIPVRTVSLILGEGGSGGALAIQVTDVRGQMEDALYATAPPESMASIVFRDATRIQDALTVLKPAAKELKALDVIDRIVPSPEDVTDVEGFAANVKDFLSKAVKDLSRNHISKLIKRREMRAKSYGVSKGSGPLYDIKRYIEKPIKMAFRRPAPDIKIVNYSSLTEVGDDYGHMDGRAEDTEFIECGSGKSGEGKHRGCGKLIPLKDFLDNFQVCPECGYAYILSATGWIDCLADTGSFHELYRNLSVEDLLEEDAMTSYYRDFLAKQEGRSHFKESLVVGSAEIHHFKVVMAISEFYYCGGSMGVVFGEKFRRAVDYAIQENIPLVSLCCSGGARLYEGISALMQMVKTVESVNRLKRAGLPFISVLADPSTGGAIASYAALGDVVIAEPGALVIFAGPRVMKSRGFQVEEKLVRSHFLHQISGEIYDRLDYYHDIRGIQEICERKHMKYTLAKYLEFYRRTGLRLPRKTRRKKGRSTAV
- the mdh gene encoding malate dehydrogenase yields the protein MKHKIAVVGAGNVGATAAMRLAEKELGDVVIIDILEGVPAGKALDLTEAAPIEKHDAKITGVTGDYSAAADADIVIITAGIARKPGMSRDDLLATNMGIVSGVAKSIAEVAPESILIIVSNPLDAMCHAAFEASGFPKNRVIGMAGVLDSARFRAFIAMELNVSVENTHAFVLGGHGDTMVPLPRYSTVAGIPITELLSPAKIEAIVQRTRNGGAEIVGLLKTGSAYYAPASAAVEMAEAILKDKHKVLPCAAYLEGEYGIKDLFIGVPTKLGAAGIEEIIEINLTGAEAEALQHSADAVRALVQDMARLKG
- the pyrR gene encoding bifunctional pyr operon transcriptional regulator/uracil phosphoribosyltransferase PyrR, whose amino-acid sequence is MEKTVVLRERDIAECLQTIADAILRRNNILKDVALVGIRTGGAFLAARLQDAIREKSGKVLPMGVLDITLYRDDWTRIGPAPVVGKTELPFSVDDKTVVLVDDVLFTGRTVRAAMDALMDYGRPRRIELAVLVDRGERNRELPIFANYVGSVYESSVDTTVNVYLKEEGYFDHVAIEEKRTV
- a CDS encoding secondary thiamine-phosphate synthase enzyme YjbQ is translated as MPVSISVKSGARAEMIDITGRVQETLRQVGVKDGQCLVYVPHTTAGVTINEGADPDVCGDILARLEFLVPRNAGYRHAEGNADSHIKTSLMGNSVSVLVEEGSLVLGTWQRIFLCEFDGPRTRRVFVACK
- a CDS encoding ATP-grasp domain-containing protein, whose translation is MLEQRIVKRCIQFIGPLMILSFHPCLGGDVQIILGSRPLGASEKGLIGKARAILLPQGCSGELFEVCAASGVPVFPDYSLRFRYPGKCGQAELFARYNCPHPRTSLWASTEDFKHTWDCGHQPHAFPFLIKQDDHHEAEGVFLIRSQRELSRTLQHLRQCEEGGASGFVSQDLIDTEGNVLRVVLIGGTAISFWKRPAVPNQIITTIARGAVVDHSWNQNLQRKAVAAVRGFARSAPLNLAAVDIVFNLAEVDPEPLFLEINYFFGRRGLGGGERFYRILHREVKKWVEKIGLDPSGICLY